TCTGCTCTCCAattatttcttacattttttatttcttagaaaGACCGGCTGGGTGGGGCactgagcaacttggtctagtggaaagtgtccttgcccatgacaggggtgttggaactagattatctttaagaccccttccaacccaaaccattctatgattctgtagtactattccatgattttacCCTTCTCTGAACACACTGGAAAAGAATTTGGTTGCTTGGGCTCCTGACATCCCCACCACCACCAAGGTACAACTCCCTGGTACGCCATAAAGCACTTATGTGCATGTGATTAAATGCCACTGAAGCGGATGGGAATTTGCTTACAAGCAAATTACAAATTCCTTACAAGCTTAAGGACTTTGCAGAATCAGGGCCTAAATCCACTGAGTCTTTGCTAATGCTCCCAGCCCACTGAGTCCTGCTTTGGGAATGTGTCTATTTTCCCTTCTGGGGCTATGAAATGTTACAGCCAAGCTTTGCATCcccctgccagctgcagggagctgatgTGAACCCTGGGGTGAGATTGAGCTCAGCGCTGTTGGAGATAACATTGGTTTAGGGTGTGGTTTGTTTTCACACAGAACATCCCAGCCCAGATACAGAACTGTTAAAGGTCTTCTAAGTACTCTAAAAAAACCTCCTatcaaagaacaaaaagcatAAAGCTGTCTCCTACCTTTGAGCCAAAACCAGCCCTGATTGCTGCGATGGAAATATTCCCACAAGCTCCAATGGTCTGGGATGGTGGTAAGTGCTCAGATGGTGATTTTGTCCTTTTGGTTCAAGTCTTTGGTTTAGACCAGAACAACAATTAAATAAAAGCTGTGGCCTGTTTTTCTGCTGAGCATATCATCTGTGCAACGTGAAAGACTATAACCTCAagagggctttttttcctccaaaatcaattttacttaatttttgtAAGGGGATGGGTTCCATATTCCATTACTGTCAGCTGAATCAAGAGTGTCCTTTTAGGTTTCACTGGAACACATAAAAACTCTTCCCCAGGGATAAGATAGTATTGATCTGACATGGATTGGTAGCAGAGAACATTTACTAGGGTCGAGTGAGCATCTAAAGACGAAGGCTACCAAGTATATTCTTACAGATGTAGAACAAGAAAcccattttctttccctcagcTCTGAGAAAGTCCTGGTTTAGTTTTTCATCCAATGAGCAAACCCTGCCAACCCCCTCCTGTTACAAGGCATTACAAGGATTATTGTCCAAGCAGGCTTGGTACCCATGCTCTCCCCTTCTCGGGGCTGGATGCTCATCAGTCTTACACGATGACTATTGCATGTGTCCTACTTATCCAAAAAGGCTTTGGGCAGCTGGTTATTGGGTTTTCCTGTCTGAATACAGGAGCTTAATTTAATAGGCGGCTGttggaaaaacaagcaggaaagCAACACAATGGGGCTTGATAAGCAGCGTCCAAACAAGCTCTGAGGAGGCAGTGACAAGAAAATGGCTGAGCAGTTTTGATGAGGAAGATGCAGTTCCAGATGCCAACCATACAGCTGATACTTACCCAGGCTGGGAGCTTGCAGATCAAACCATCACGATGTGGTTAACAAAAGTCCTTGAGGAGGGGAAGAGTGGGAAGGGGTTCCTGGGAAGGCattttttggaggaaaataaGATGAATggaagagcaaaagaaaagctgtgctAGGATGGAGGCAGGGACCATTCTGCCCAGCATCCTCTCATAGCCAATGGTGTATAAGCCAGGGGTATGAGAAGTGTTCAGGGATATTTTCCCATAAACTCTCCAAGCCCACAGCAGGCTGCACGCAGCTCCAGGACTTCCTGAGCCTGAGGCTTGTATAGAAATACTGGATTGAATAGTCCTGGCCTAACCCTTTACCTCAGTGAAAAATGCTCCCTATCTTTGATCACTAGTTCTTTGGTGAGAACAGAGGCCAGAGCTGCTCACAGTATTCAAGAGGAGAGCAAACCAGGAATTTGTACAGCAGATTTTCCTCTTACCTCATTAACTCCTATCAGTCTGTTTGCTTTCTTGACTGCTGCTCAGGAGTGAGTTGATGCTTTCATCAAATTCCTTGTTGTAGCCTGGGATGCTTTTCTTGAGGGGTTGCAGTCAGTTCAGAGCCTGTTGCCATGTGCAAGATGTTAGGAGTGCTCCCTGTGAGGCTCATCACTTACATTTGTCTCCAGAGTATTTCATCTGTCATTTTGTcactgtgtgtccccaggtcccGCTGCAGTTTGGTGCCTTGGGCCTTTCCAAGCAGCTCAGTGTCACCAGAAGCCATCAGCATGTCCCCACCCACCCCACCTCCTACATCACTGATGAAGATGCTGAGCACAGACCCCTGCTCAGATCTCTGTGAAACTCCCCATCTCATGGCTCCAGTGCAGACTGACCACCCCAGTCTGGCCTTTGTGGTTTCTGCCTATCAAccactgaggttttttttttcatggctcCTTACTCCCCTTAATATGTTTTGATGAAGGATTTTGTCAGAGCCTTTAAGAAATCAATATCTCTTATATCCATTAGATCTACCACGTATTTGGCTCCATCAAGGACTGTGGTAGATTTTGTGAGTTATAATTTCTCTTGCCAAAACCTGTGCCTGGGTACAGATGCTTATTCTCTTGTCCCACCAGTTTCACAACACCACCATTGGGTTTGCTGCTTCAGAAAACCTGCCCTTGACACCTTTTATCCCAAAACTGCCTCTGTGATTGTTGCCTCCCATTTGCTTCAACACCCAAAGGACAAGAAATCAAGCAAGGCAGGTTGGAGACCAGCATGGCTGAGCAGAGACCTGCTTCTCAAACTGAGGAGTGAGAAGCAAATGCTCAGCCAGCGCAAGCAGGGACAGGTGACCTAGGAAGAGTACAGGGATACGATTTTGATGTTTAAGGATGGGGTCAGGAAAGCTAAGGCACAGATGGAAAAGGCCAATGagaacctggtctagtggaaggtgtccctgcccgtgacaggagggttggaacaagatgatcttgaaggtcccttccaacccaagccctTCCGTGATTCTGTTAATTTTACTTCACATTTTGTTATCAACTCTGTGGATGCTCTTTCTTTACTTTCCCAGCACTGGCTTTTCCTTTGTCCCTGCATCAATTTTTGTGCAGACTCCATATGAAACACAATCATAGTAAATCCCTTCCTGCCTTTCAGACCTTCCCATATAGTTGttgccaagaaagaaaaaaaaaaattattcaagatGTAAATAGCTTGACCTCTtctcccaaaagaaaaaaaaaaaaagtttacttAAGGTAAAATGTTCCACGCTATTAATTTGATCTGAGTTTTGATTTGCACCAAGAACACCAACTGCTCCTTCTGCCATCTCATGCAGCGAGGTTATTCCCATGCATGTGGGAATCCAACCGTGTATCCAATTGCTGCTCTGATTCACGTGAAATGGGAACCTCTGGAAAATTGATTTCTTAAATCCAAGATGAGACTGCCGCATCTTGGGAGGcctctgccaggcagctgcGACACAGATCCCGCGTGTCGCCAGCCGGCTGAAACTTTATCTTCGGCGAGAGCTGGACCCTCCCGCCTGCCCTCCGCCTCCTCTGCAGCACGGAGCGTCCCGGTGCGGTGCCCTTGGTGCGGTGCCCCCGGTGCCGTACAGCCTTTGCAGCATCCCTACTTGCGGTACCCTTGTTGCGGTACCCGCGGTAGAAGCTCCGCTAGCGGCCCCGGTGCGGTACCCCCAGCAGGGCACCCCCGGTGGCGgagcccccgccccgcgcgtCACTACAAGtcccggcggcgggcgggcggtgACGCCAGcgcgccgggcggggcgggcgcggcccaTTGTGGGCAGGGGCCGGGCGGGCTCCGCGCCGCGCAGCGCAGCGCCGCGCCGGCAGGTACGGCGGGCGGACCGCGGGCAGCGAGCCCTCCGCCCCGGCAGGAACGGCGGGCGGACCGCGGGCAGCGAGCCCTCCGCCCCGGCAGGAACGGCGGGCGGACCGCGGGCAGCGAGCCCTCCGCCCCGGCAGGAACGGCGGGCGGACCGCGGGCAGCGAGCCCTCCGCCCCGGCAGGAACGGCGGCCGCGCTGCGGTGAGTCCTCCGAGCCCCTCGGCGCTCCTCCCCTTTCGGTTCGGGGGGCTTTCGGCGGAGTGCGTTGCCCTTCTCCCGCAGCCCGCGGCCGTGCTGGGGAGGGGTTCGGGAGCGCCGGCAGCGGGGCGGGAGCCGCcgcttttctgccttttccccgCCGTGCGGAGGGAGGCGAGCCCGCGTCCCACCCCGCCCCGGGCGCTGCGTGGAGCTGTTGCCCCGGGGGGAGCGCCCGGGCCCCGCGGCGCCCGCTCCGCTGCCGGCGCCCCGGAGCACGGCGTGTCCCCCGGAGCATGGCGTGTCCCCCGGAGCATGGCGTGTCCCCCGGCCCCGGCGTGtcccgcggccccggcgggtCCCGGGCGGTGCCCAGCCCCGTGGGCGCCGGGCAGGGGGCGCCCACGCGGGGGCGTGGGATgcgggatgctgctgctgcgcTGCCTTCTCCATGGCAACGCCTCcggaggctgctgcagccccggcgCCGGCTGGCACGGCGGCTCCCACCCCTGCGGCGACTCCCACACCACCGATGTGACCCCCCTGATGGGGCTCCCGCGGGCCTTGGGGAATCTCAGCTTCCCGAGTGCCTCCCCATAGGCACAGCAGTTTGGAGCTGCCCCGTCGTCCGTATGTGCCAAGCCTCTGGTGCTGGTGTCACACATTTTGCTGCAGGCGTGCTCTTGTCCAGCCGGTGCTTTGATGTGGGAGCCGGGGTGGGAGTAGGATTTCGGCATGTGCCGGTGTTGGGCTATGGCTTGGCTACAAGCAGATGTGTGGCTCAGGCACCAGGTGGGGAGGTCCGGTCTGTCACTGGCTGCACCCGCCCAAAAATTCAGGGAGGGAGGATTCTGGTCAGGGGTCTGCCTGGAGGAGGGACAATGCCCCTGCTGCGTGGAGCCTTGAGGGTTGGCTGCcattgctgtgctgtggctgtggtcGGATCCTGGTCTTTTACTTGGCATGAAGTCTTCAGTGTGAACAGTGGGGTTTGGTCCCTGGGGTCTGCAACGCTCATGACTTTCACACCACGCTGCCTCTTGCATTGGTGCTGGTGTGAAACAGTCTTTCTGCATCTTTAAGTGATCAAGGTTAATTTAAGGCACAGACAGATGATAATGTGACAATAATGTGCCTCCTGACAAAAGCCACGTGAACCGACAAGGCTGTGCTGCCAAACTGGGGGCAAGGGGCTCCCCGTGGAAATCGGAGGCAGGTGGAAGATCATGGGGTGCAGCCAAGTCCCCTTTTCCAGGTGCTGGGGAGAGGGCaacccctggcacaggctgccctggTGGTTTTGACCACGCCTGAGCACTGCAGATGCCCAGCAGCTTCTCCCGGCAGCACGGAGAGGGAGAAGCCATTGGTTTCCTTTTATTCCCTCTCTAGAGGTTGATTGTGATACTGTGTACAAAATCAAGTGCTGGTGTGTAATAATGCCTCAGTGGTCAACCATGGTGCAACCTCGTTATCCTCCCTTGCCAAAAACAATGTATTCCAAAACTATTGGcattccctgcctgcccctgttTAAGTCCTGTTAGGAGTAGATATGTCCTGCAGCATCTGGACCTTTTTCCACGAGCACTGGAGTTTGTTTTGGCGTGCGtttccccccaaaccccgcAGGTCAGACATCCACCTTGCTGTTCCTGGATTAATGAGTGACTCACCCTGCTCTCCCCGTGGCCATACGCCGGGACCTGCCTCTGCTGTCAGGAGCAGGAAGCAAAAGCCAAAGTCCACGATCTCTGACCGCCCAGTGTTGTGTGACACCGGGACGGGAGGAAGCTGTGACACTTCCTGGCTCTGGCCAGCGCTCAGCTGGTGTGTGGCTCTGCCGGTGGTGCCCTGACACGGCCCTGGGATTTTTGGGTCCAGCCAGCCAGGCGTGCACCCTGCTCTATGTGCTGGCCTCTGCCCCGGGGAGGCAAACAGGATGGGTGAGGTGTAAAATCAGCCCTGAATCCGCTCCCCTGGGCTTGAAACGGAGTCAAACCGGTCTTGACCTGAGCTGGCTCCTTATCTGACCCTTTGTTTGTGGCAGGggtgcaggagggagcaggaaaggaCAGCCACAGCAGGCTGGCTCCTCCGGTGAGGACAGGCAagacctggggacagctggtcTAACTGGATTGTGATTATCTCCCTTTGcttctgtgctttgttttggttCCTTCCTGCACTTTTTCCCGCGCTGTCACGTCACAGCTGAGGAACCCAAGGCAGTGGGGACATGGAGCTTTTGGGCAGCTGGGCTTCCCACAAATTCTGTTTGTCAGCCAGCCAGCAGCGTGGCTCCTCTCGCTCCATCTTCCTGCTTTCAAGTTTCCATGCACTGACCATCCCTGCTGGGTCCATCCCTAAAAGCTGGTGCACTTGGAGCAGCCCACCCATGTGCCCGGGTTGCACAGTGGTGCATTTATAACCTGAACGATCCTGGGGATCCTGACAGATGCACCACCCAGAGTGAGTGGTCTGcccatcctcctcctgcacagacacccacTGAGCTGCTCCTACACGGCCACTTTTATCTCTGAAGTATTAATAAATGAAGCCTGCCTATTTCTGTGAGCCTTTTTAAGAGGCTGGCGGGGCTGCCTGGAAGGCTTGCTCGGCACTGCAACTATTCAGAGCTTTTTTCCGCGTGTGCTCCTGCAGTCGATAAGCCAGGGCATCCAGCTGTCAGCTTTGGAGATTGCCAAAGCCTGCTCAACGGCATTTCTGCAGGCTTCGCTCACAAATGAGGATTTTGTTGGACGCTTTGGTTTCTGACTTGATGCTGGTAATTAAATATCTTAACTTGGCTTCAGAAAGCTGCCACTGCTGTGGAGTGACTGGTGAGGCCATGTGAAGCAGGATGTGCTTGTTCTGCTGGAATTGAGTGTGACCTAACTATGATTCTTCAAcctgcaatttattttcttataaaaatatacttttttttttatataagtAAAACCCTTttaaaggggaagaaaaacctTGTGTTTTACTGCTGTGCTGTTAAGCTTGCATGGACCTGCTGGGACAGCTGTTTATTTGCAAGTTGTGGCAGCCAAATGCCACGAAATTCAAGTCATGTCCAcattgattttttccccctctcccccccacCCTTAATCATATATGTACTTTTCACTCTTGCAACACAACAGATGTCAGTGCCATGCTGAAAAAATAGGAGCTGATCTGAGCAAAGGGCCATAAATTGGGGCAGAAATACTGAATGCCTGATCCTGACTTGTGTGTTGGTTAATTTAGATGCTAAGTCACATAGATCTACTCACTCTATGTATTTACCATACTAGGGGATGAGAGAAACAGCTAGTTAAGGGTTGGAAAGTCATTAAATATTCCAGCAGAAGCTTTTCTGAGTATTGCATTAGTTCCCTCACCCTTCATGACATATTCTTTGAGCAACCTAAACTAGGGGAAgggggttggaaccagatggTCTTTagggtccattccaacccaaaccattctgtgattctatgatttccaACTTTGTATTTAATGCAGAAATTAGAGGCTCCACAGCCCCTTGCCAGATACATGTTGTAATTTGCTGTTTGCCTTtgattcttcttttctttcttccttaatTGGGAGAAAAGCTGCGCTGGTGCCTACTTAACCCTCCTGCCCTCTCAGGAGACCATTTGCACTTGGTATCTTCTGTCCTTGTGGCATGTTATAACATTCTGGAATTCACTGAGGGACCAGGAGTTCTGGGGTAGCACAGAAAATCTCAGCTCAGTGAGTCATAAAGCTTTCAGATCTTTGTGGCCACTgagaagaaaaccaaaggagatGGAAATGAGAGGAACGGCCCTGGCACACTGTAAGGACGCGGTTAGTTGACTGAAGAGTTTCAGGATCTGAGCTGACAGCACTTAGTGTCCTGATTGGTGTGGCCTGAACACCAGCCACCTGAATTATAGCAAATTAACCAAATTAATGCCTGAACTTGTCTTAACATCTGGCCTGTGTTTTCCTCATGGTGGGGTTGGGTCGGGTCATTCCCAAAGGCATCTGTCCCATGCTGTTCCCAGGTCTGGAGCAACCTCTGTGCCCTCACATGAGTCTCTGATTACCCAGTCCTGTTTGTGCTCCCTCCTGTGTTCACCCTCAGCCTTTTGGGAAGAGTTCATGGTAAATACATTAAATGGAGGAGGTTTGTGCTGCCTGGAACACCTGGGAGACGAGGTTGCTCATGGTCCCTTCCTGAGTCAGCCAAACTGGATGGGGTAGCCCAGCCTAGAGGCACTCACTGGTGAGCCAGTGTGACCATGACTCAGAAGGTTTCTCCATGT
The window above is part of the Vidua macroura isolate BioBank_ID:100142 chromosome 6, ASM2450914v1, whole genome shotgun sequence genome. Proteins encoded here:
- the LOC128808497 gene encoding atherin-like gives rise to the protein MEKAAQQQHPASHAPAWAPPARRPRGWAPPGTRRGRGTRRGRGTRHAPGDTPCSGGHAVLRGAGSGAGAAGPGRSPRGNSSTQRPGRGGTRARLPPHGGEKAEKRRLPPRCRRSRTPPQHGRGLREKGNALRRKPPEPKGEERRGARRTHRSAAAVPAGAEGSLPAVRPPFLPGRRARCPRSARRSCRGGGLAARGPPAVPAGAEGSLPAVRPPYLPARRCAARRGARPAPAHNGPRPPRPARWRHRPPAAGTCSDARGGGSATGGALLGVPHRGR